Genomic window (Haloferax sp. Atlit-12N):
CATTACAAACTAAATGAGCATGCACTGGTGCAGAAAAGTAGAGTGTAGTGTGAATAAGTGTTAGTCACTAATCGACTTTGGGCAGAACTGGTACTCCGTTCACAATTCTACGTTACGTAGATTATTCGCAGCCATGGTGCATTTAACTTAGAAGGGCTCTGGTGAATCGCCATACAGCGGTTGATTTCACTGTTTTGCAGCACGCTTGATGTTGTGAACGACACATTTCATGACGAGTTCACGAAATTCTCGGTACCACGTTCGCGCTCGCACGGCGTCGCCGTGCGTGCGCTTGATCGACGAGAAGACGGTCTCACACATCGATCGTTGGCGGTAGCGAGGTCCATCGACCCGCGCGTTATGCGCGTGGTCGATGGGCCGGAAGATGCGATGTTTAATCAGCGGTCTCACGTCCTCTTCTCGCAGCTTCTCGCGTAAATCCATCCAGTCGTAGCCTTTGTCAGCGGCGAGGCTGTGCAGGTCGCCTGCGTTTCGGCAGGCGACCTGCCAGCCGAGCTGCGTGTCGTGGGTTTTCTCGGTCGTACAGTGAACGTCGAGAATCGCTTGAGTTTCTGTGTCGACGAGAGCGGTCGCTTTCAGTGTTTGAACAC
Coding sequences:
- a CDS encoding IS5 family transposase: MSKISRFTSKAVTLAKNAVGGRGEVAAPEGGGGFADYALVSLHCLRVYLDESYRNALDLLSEMPHICGEIGLEEGNLPDHSTLVKAFDRFEMKVWRVLLRLSSELHDLSGHAAIDATFFDRENASKHYCRRTDYRVQTLKATALVDTETQAILDVHCTTEKTHDTQLGWQVACRNAGDLHSLAADKGYDWMDLREKLREEDVRPLIKHRIFRPIDHAHNARVDGPRYRQRSMCETVFSSIKRTHGDAVRARTWYREFRELVMKCVVHNIKRAAKQ